A stretch of Lactuca sativa cultivar Salinas chromosome 6, Lsat_Salinas_v11, whole genome shotgun sequence DNA encodes these proteins:
- the LOC111897788 gene encoding uncharacterized protein LOC111897788, with the protein MLMAPSPALHLLSYRSTPTSSEKGKEQAVTAQVNPDYTTWVLNDAHVRMLLLSTISETAFQHVQGTTSRELWLALERAFAPRTSSREYTLKTQLLKIEMKPDESPIAYLTRAQEYSDALANIGEPMKEKDIVMLVLSGLRDEYNGLKSTILARQTPISFIDLHSLLLDHDYMVSKTSTEVPPAQAFATVASIRKPATIPGSSQNSTEAVQAIQ; encoded by the coding sequence ATGTTGATGGCTCCATCCCCTGCCCTCCATCTACTATCTTATCGATCGACACCAACATCTTCAGAAAAAGGCAAGGAACAAGCTGTCACAGCACAAGTCAACCCAGATTATACAACTTGGGTACTCAATGATGCCCATGTCAGGATGCTTCTTTTGTCTACAATCTCAGAAACGGCTTTCCAACATGTACAGGGAACCACCTCAAGGGAGCTATGGCTGGCTTTGGAACGTGCATTTGCCCCTCGCACATCCTCCAGGGAGTACACCTTGAAGACTCAACTTTTGAAGATTGAAATGAAACCTGATGAATCACCCATCGCCTATCTCACTAGGGCTCAAGAATACTCAGATGCTCTTGCTAACATAGGTGAACCTATGAAAGAAAAAGATATCGTTATGCTTGTGTTATCTGGTCTCCGTGATGAATACAATGGTCTCAAGTCCACTATCCTTGCTCGACAAACACCTATTTCCTTCATTGATCTTCACTCTCTTTTATTAGATCATGATTATATGGTCTCCAAAACCTCTACAGAGGTCCCTCCTGCACAAGCCTTTGCTACAGTAGCATCCATTCGCAAACCAGCCACCATACCAGGCTCGTCACAAAACTCTACAGAGGCTGTTCAAGCCATCCAATAA